A section of the bacterium genome encodes:
- the murG gene encoding undecaprenyldiphospho-muramoylpentapeptide beta-N-acetylglucosaminyltransferase, which produces MMKRIKIIFAAGTTGGHLYPALAVADCIKIRVKNPEILFLISRHCSSDKIKKTGFQTAAIFGIGWNRNKPFSIIPCFAEAFLGLIQSFIIILKFKPDLVVGMGSYLSISPVIAAYLMRIPTLIHEQNIVPGSTNKLLANIATEVDVAFDETKKYLSCKRRIVAVGNPIRNDILKAVDKRHNLVSKKKKTILVFGGSQGAHQINIVSQDTFINIKEHLKHWHIIHITGEKDYKLVLDKYKKADLDVKVMPFTEHIGDIYTISDLVISRAGAMTITEISLFGIPAILIPYPHAAANHQFYNGKLLSDNGAGIIIEEKNLCVVTLSERILDLIKNEYKLEQMALSSRKLGRLHINSTEKIFEIIRNYI; this is translated from the coding sequence CCCGCACTTGCAGTTGCAGATTGTATAAAGATAAGAGTCAAAAATCCTGAGATATTATTCTTAATTTCAAGACACTGTTCTTCAGATAAAATTAAAAAAACTGGTTTTCAAACAGCTGCTATTTTTGGCATAGGATGGAATAGAAACAAACCATTCAGTATTATTCCATGCTTTGCTGAAGCATTTCTGGGCTTAATCCAATCTTTTATTATTATATTAAAATTCAAGCCTGATCTAGTTGTCGGCATGGGTAGTTATCTGAGCATTTCCCCCGTTATAGCTGCATACCTGATGAGGATCCCTACCTTAATTCATGAACAGAATATTGTTCCAGGCTCTACAAATAAATTATTGGCAAATATAGCTACAGAGGTTGATGTGGCATTTGATGAGACAAAAAAATATCTGTCTTGCAAAAGAAGGATTGTAGCAGTTGGCAATCCTATAAGAAATGATATTTTAAAAGCCGTTGACAAAAGGCATAATTTGGTTTCAAAAAAAAAGAAAACAATCCTTGTATTTGGAGGCAGTCAGGGAGCACATCAAATCAATATTGTTTCTCAAGATACATTCATCAATATAAAAGAACATCTTAAACACTGGCACATAATACACATTACAGGAGAAAAAGATTACAAACTAGTTCTGGACAAATATAAAAAAGCTGATTTAGACGTAAAGGTAATGCCCTTTACAGAACATATCGGAGATATTTACACAATCTCTGATCTTGTAATATCAAGGGCAGGAGCTATGACAATTACTGAAATTAGTTTATTTGGTATTCCTGCTATCTTAATCCCCTATCCTCATGCTGCAGCTAATCATCAATTTTACAACGGAAAACTTCTCTCTGATAATGGAGCTGGAATAATCATAGAAGAAAAAAACCTCTGTGTAGTAACACTAAGTGAAAGAATACTAGATTTAATTAAAAACGAATACAAGCTGGAGCAAATGGCTTTGAGCAGCAGGAAACTTGGCAGGCTTCATATCAATTCTACAGAGAAAATCTTTGAGATAATAAGAAATTAC